AGAGTTAAGTTTAGAGTTTAGCTGCTTTTAAAGCCCGTTAAAAAAAATTAGTTTTTATTAAAAATAGAATATGGGGGAATTTCAATCGAACGTAAAAATGCAGCACTTTCTTCAGGTAAAGCCGTATTAATATACATTCCACTGCCGAGTTCAAATCCGGCGGATAAAGAAACTCTGGGAATTAAAGCAATATACCAATGGGAATAATCGGTACGTTGTTCAGCAGTCGGGATTGAACGAATGGTATAGTTATAATCAGGATTATTTAACCCATAGTAAAGTTTGGCTAGGACAGTTTTTAAAGTTTTAGCTAAATCTAAAATTTCCACTTCGGTAATTTCATCAAAGGAAGACGTATGGCGACGGGGAAAAATCCAAGTATGAAACGGTGAAAGAGCGGCATAAGGAATAAACGCCACAAAATGTTCACTGGTAAAAATAATTCGTTCTTGTGCTTGTAATTCCTCTGCTAAAGTTCGGCAAAAAATACATTCTCCCGTATCATCATAATAGCGAATTGCTTCCCGTGCACGATCTCTCCATTGATAGGGAACAATGGGAATGGCGGCAATTTGAGAGTGCGGATGTTCTAAGGAAGTTCCCGCACCTCGACCATGATTTTTAAAGATAATAATAGTTTCCACACGAGAATCTAGGCGAATATCAGCATAGCGTTTGCGATAAACTCGAATAATATTGGCTAAATCGTTAATTTCCATTAATGCCATTGTTAAATCATGGCGAGGAT
The sequence above is a segment of the Planktothrix tepida PCC 9214 genome. Coding sequences within it:
- the galT gene encoding galactose-1-phosphate uridylyltransferase, with translation MFDNMTELRQNLITRDWVIIATERAKRPDEFSKPEMSLTPIPHYRSNCPFCAGNEPLTGGREMLRLSNDLEWRVRVVSNKYPALSPEGERVRETDGIFRALSGFGFHEVVIEHPRHDLTMALMEINDLANIIRVYRKRYADIRLDSRVETIIIFKNHGRGAGTSLEHPHSQIAAIPIVPYQWRDRAREAIRYYDDTGECIFCRTLAEELQAQERIIFTSEHFVAFIPYAALSPFHTWIFPRRHTSSFDEITEVEILDLAKTLKTVLAKLYYGLNNPDYNYTIRSIPTAEQRTDYSHWYIALIPRVSLSAGFELGSGMYINTALPEESAAFLRSIEIPPYSIFNKN